Proteins from a single region of Pseudomonas fulva:
- a CDS encoding YebC/PmpR family DNA-binding transcriptional regulator — MAGHSKWANIKHRKGRQDAKRGKIFTKLIRELTVAAKHGGPIPADNPRLRLAVDKALTNNMSRDVIDRAIARGAGNNEADNVVEFSYEGYAPSGVAIIVEVMTDNRNRTAAEVRHAFTKCGGNLGTDGSVAYMFERKGQISFASVDEDALMEAALEAGADDVEMGEEGAALVSTSFTEFHAVNEALAAAGFKAEEAEIAMIPSISAPITDLETAQKVFKLIDMLEDLDDVQNVYHNAEVSDEIMEQLG; from the coding sequence ATGGCTGGTCATTCCAAATGGGCCAACATCAAGCACCGCAAGGGGCGTCAGGACGCCAAGCGCGGCAAGATCTTCACCAAGCTGATCCGCGAGCTGACGGTCGCTGCCAAGCACGGCGGTCCGATCCCGGCGGATAATCCGCGCCTGCGTCTGGCCGTCGACAAGGCGCTGACCAACAACATGTCGCGCGACGTGATCGACCGCGCCATCGCCCGGGGTGCCGGTAACAACGAAGCCGACAATGTGGTCGAGTTCAGCTACGAGGGTTACGCACCGAGTGGCGTGGCGATCATCGTCGAAGTGATGACCGACAACCGTAACCGCACCGCTGCCGAAGTGCGTCATGCCTTCACCAAATGCGGTGGCAACCTCGGCACCGACGGCTCGGTTGCCTATATGTTCGAGCGCAAGGGGCAGATCAGCTTCGCCTCGGTGGATGAAGATGCGCTGATGGAAGCGGCCCTGGAAGCCGGCGCCGATGACGTGGAGATGGGCGAGGAGGGCGCAGCCCTGGTGTCGACCAGCTTCACCGAGTTCCATGCCGTCAACGAAGCCCTGGCAGCGGCCGGCTTCAAGGCCGAGGAAGCGGAGATCGCCATGATCCCGTCGATCAGTGCGCCGATCACCGACCTGGAAACCGCGCAGAAAGTCTTCAAGCTGATCGACATGCTCGAAGACCTGGATGACGTGCAGAACGTCTACCACAACGCCGAAGTCTCCGACGAGATCATGGAGCAGCTGGGCTGA
- the ruvC gene encoding crossover junction endodeoxyribonuclease RuvC, with the protein MTLILGIDPGSRITGYGVIRDTGRTCEYVASGCIRTGAGPLAERLQIVFRGVSEVIRTFGPVTMGIEQVFMARNADSALKLGQARGAAIVAAVEAGLEVSEYTATQVKQAVVGTGGADKEQVQMMVMHLLKLVQKPQIDASDALGIALCHAHHRQSLIPHGLASAKRRGGRLRL; encoded by the coding sequence ATGACGCTGATTCTGGGAATCGACCCCGGTTCCCGCATTACCGGCTATGGGGTGATACGCGATACCGGGCGCACCTGCGAGTACGTGGCTTCCGGGTGCATCCGCACCGGTGCCGGGCCCCTGGCCGAGCGCTTGCAGATCGTGTTTCGTGGCGTCAGTGAGGTGATTCGTACCTTCGGGCCGGTGACCATGGGCATCGAACAGGTGTTCATGGCGCGCAATGCCGACTCCGCACTCAAACTCGGCCAGGCGCGGGGCGCGGCCATCGTCGCCGCCGTCGAGGCGGGCCTCGAGGTCAGCGAATACACCGCCACCCAGGTCAAGCAGGCGGTGGTCGGCACCGGTGGGGCCGACAAGGAGCAGGTGCAGATGATGGTCATGCACCTGCTCAAGCTGGTGCAGAAACCGCAGATCGATGCCTCCGATGCCCTGGGTATCGCCCTGTGCCACGCCCACCACCGGCAGAGTCTGATTCCCCATGGTCTGGCCAGCGCCAAGCGGCGTGGTGGCCGGCTTCGTTTATAG
- the ruvA gene encoding Holliday junction branch migration protein RuvA: MIGRLRGTLAEKQPPHLILDVNGLGYELEVPMTTLYRLPPVGEPLTLHTHLVVREDAHLLYGFFEKRERELFRELIRLNGVGPKLALALMSGLEIDELVRCVQAQDTAALVKIPGVGKKTAERLLVELKDRFKAWEAVPGMAPLVVEPHAGGAVSSAENDAVSALISLGYKPQEASRAVSAVKEDGLSSEDMIRRALKGML, encoded by the coding sequence GTGATCGGACGTTTACGCGGCACCCTGGCGGAAAAGCAGCCGCCACATTTGATTCTGGATGTGAACGGTCTGGGCTATGAGCTGGAAGTCCCCATGACCACGTTGTACCGTTTGCCCCCGGTAGGCGAGCCGCTGACGCTGCATACCCACCTGGTGGTGCGCGAGGATGCTCACCTGCTTTACGGCTTTTTCGAGAAGCGCGAGCGCGAGCTGTTCCGTGAGCTGATCCGCCTCAATGGCGTCGGCCCCAAGTTGGCCCTGGCGCTGATGTCCGGGCTGGAGATCGACGAGCTGGTGCGCTGCGTGCAGGCCCAGGATACCGCCGCGCTGGTGAAGATTCCCGGGGTCGGCAAGAAGACCGCCGAGCGCCTGCTGGTCGAACTCAAGGATCGCTTCAAGGCCTGGGAAGCGGTACCTGGCATGGCGCCACTGGTGGTTGAACCTCATGCCGGGGGCGCAGTCTCAAGCGCGGAGAATGATGCGGTGAGTGCGCTTATCTCCCTGGGCTACAAGCCTCAGGAAGCCAGTCGTGCCGTTTCGGCAGTCAAAGAAGATGGTTTGAGTAGTGAAGACATGATCCGCCGCGCGCTGAAAGGAATGCTCTAG
- the ruvB gene encoding Holliday junction branch migration DNA helicase RuvB, translating to MLDADRLVTAGSRDRDEQVDRAIRPLKLAEYIGQPVVREQMELFIQAARGRKESLDHTLIFGPPGLGKTTLANIIAQEMQVSIKSTSGPVLERPGDLAALLTNLEPGDVLFIDEIHRLSPIVEEVLYPAMEDFQLDIMIGEGPAARSIKLDLPPFTLVGATTRAGMLTNPLRDRFGIVQRLEFYNTEDLATIVSRAAGILGLPIEARGAVEIARRARGTPRIANRLLRRVRDFAEVRGQGAITQQVADLALNLLDVDERGFDHQDRRLLLTMIEKFDGGPVGVDSLAAAISEERHTIEDVLEPYLIQQGYIMRTPRGRVVTRHAYLHFGLNAPKRMDERPTLDLFNDGDAP from the coding sequence ATGCTCGACGCCGACAGGTTGGTGACGGCGGGCAGTCGCGACCGCGACGAGCAGGTCGACCGCGCCATTCGCCCGCTCAAGCTGGCCGAGTACATCGGCCAGCCGGTGGTGCGCGAGCAGATGGAGCTGTTCATCCAGGCGGCGCGCGGGCGCAAGGAGTCCCTGGATCACACCCTGATCTTCGGCCCACCCGGCCTTGGCAAGACCACCCTGGCCAACATCATTGCCCAGGAAATGCAGGTTTCCATCAAGAGCACCTCGGGCCCGGTGCTCGAGCGCCCCGGCGACCTGGCGGCGCTGCTGACCAATCTCGAGCCGGGTGATGTGCTGTTCATCGATGAAATCCATCGCCTCTCGCCCATCGTCGAAGAAGTGCTGTACCCGGCGATGGAGGACTTCCAGCTCGACATCATGATCGGTGAGGGACCGGCTGCTCGCTCGATCAAGCTGGATCTGCCGCCGTTCACCCTGGTCGGCGCCACCACGCGGGCCGGCATGCTGACCAATCCATTACGTGACCGTTTCGGTATCGTCCAGCGCCTGGAGTTCTACAACACCGAAGACCTGGCCACCATCGTCAGCCGTGCCGCCGGCATCCTCGGCCTGCCCATCGAGGCGCGCGGCGCCGTGGAGATCGCCCGTCGCGCCCGCGGCACGCCGCGAATCGCCAACCGCCTGCTGCGCCGCGTACGCGATTTCGCCGAGGTGCGTGGCCAGGGCGCGATCACCCAGCAGGTCGCCGACCTGGCGCTGAACCTGCTGGACGTCGATGAGCGCGGTTTCGATCACCAGGATCGACGCCTGCTGCTGACCATGATCGAGAAGTTCGACGGCGGCCCGGTAGGGGTCGACAGCCTGGCCGCGGCGATCAGCGAGGAGCGGCACACCATCGAGGACGTGCTCGAGCCGTACCTGATCCAGCAGGGTTACATCATGCGCACGCCGAGAGGGCGCGTGGTGACCCGTCACGCTTACCTGCACTTCGGCCTGAACGCGCCCAAACGCATGGACGAGCGGCCAACGCTCGACCTGTTCAATGATGGAGACGCGCCATGA
- the ybgC gene encoding tol-pal system-associated acyl-CoA thioesterase, protein MRAQDAGQPFAHRCRVYYEDTDAGGVVYYVNYLKFMERARTERLRELGFSQSTLAGEGLLFVVHSSEARYHAPARLDDELLVSAEVYELNRASLRFRQQVRRAADDVLLCEGQFLVACVRADNFKPRAMPPSLRTAFAEQGDGAGTSTAGE, encoded by the coding sequence ATGCGCGCGCAAGATGCCGGTCAGCCGTTCGCCCATCGCTGTCGTGTCTATTACGAGGACACCGATGCGGGCGGAGTCGTCTATTACGTCAACTACCTCAAATTCATGGAGCGGGCCCGTACCGAGCGACTGCGTGAACTGGGTTTTTCCCAGTCGACGTTGGCCGGTGAGGGGCTGCTGTTCGTCGTGCACTCCAGCGAAGCGCGCTACCACGCGCCGGCGCGACTGGACGACGAGTTGCTGGTCAGTGCTGAAGTGTATGAGTTGAACCGCGCCAGCCTGCGCTTTCGTCAGCAGGTCAGGCGGGCGGCGGATGACGTGCTGCTTTGCGAAGGGCAGTTTCTGGTGGCCTGTGTGCGCGCCGATAATTTCAAACCCCGGGCCATGCCCCCGTCTCTGCGAACGGCGTTCGCTGAGCAGGGTGACGGTGCCGGTACATCTACTGCAGGAGAGTAA